The following proteins are co-located in the Acidimicrobiales bacterium genome:
- a CDS encoding cysteine--tRNA ligase, with protein MRLYDTARRSVVPFEPGPIVNIYTCGITPYDATHLGHAAVYLGYDVLQRRLRDLGHETRTVRNITDVDDSILDKARELGVHYLDLAAAEVARFHSDMEALEMIPCYSEPRATSAISDIRGFIGKVLDRGYAYEAGGAVYFDVTKWDKFGSISGYDEATMLEYARERGGNPDDPNKRHQLDFVLWQPSADDEPAWESLWGPGRPGWHIECSALALRELGTTIDLHGGGGDLIFPHHECEAAQSEAATGEPFVRHWMHQAMVRKDGEKMSKSLGNLVFVSELRKTFDPRAIRLGVISNHYRFEWEWNDDIMPTAAARLEKWLAAGIGDGALDEVRAALDNDLDTPAAIAAIDAAAERGEGVSTAALLLGVRID; from the coding sequence ATGCGCCTCTATGACACCGCACGCCGATCGGTCGTTCCCTTCGAGCCGGGACCCATCGTCAACATCTACACGTGTGGCATCACGCCCTACGACGCCACCCACCTCGGTCATGCGGCGGTGTACCTCGGCTACGACGTGCTCCAGCGCCGCCTGCGCGATCTCGGCCACGAGACCCGGACCGTGCGCAACATCACCGACGTCGACGACTCGATCCTCGACAAGGCCCGCGAACTCGGGGTGCACTACCTCGACCTTGCGGCGGCCGAGGTCGCACGCTTCCACTCCGACATGGAAGCGCTCGAGATGATCCCCTGCTACAGCGAGCCCCGTGCCACCTCCGCGATCTCCGACATCCGCGGGTTCATCGGCAAGGTGCTCGACCGCGGCTATGCCTACGAGGCCGGCGGTGCGGTGTACTTCGACGTCACCAAGTGGGACAAGTTCGGCTCGATCTCGGGCTACGACGAAGCCACGATGCTCGAATACGCCCGAGAGCGAGGCGGCAATCCTGACGATCCCAACAAGCGGCACCAGCTCGACTTCGTGCTGTGGCAGCCGTCGGCCGACGACGAGCCGGCGTGGGAATCGCTGTGGGGTCCGGGCCGCCCCGGCTGGCACATCGAGTGCTCGGCGCTGGCGTTGCGCGAACTCGGCACCACGATCGATCTCCACGGTGGTGGTGGCGACCTGATCTTCCCGCACCACGAGTGTGAAGCTGCCCAGTCCGAGGCGGCCACCGGCGAACCGTTCGTGCGGCACTGGATGCACCAGGCGATGGTTCGCAAGGACGGCGAGAAGATGTCGAAGTCGCTGGGCAACCTCGTGTTCGTCAGCGAGCTCCGCAAGACCTTCGACCCCCGGGCAATCCGGCTGGGCGTCATCTCGAACCACTACCGCTTCGAGTGGGAGTGGAACGACGACATCATGCCGACCGCCGCCGCTCGGCTCGAGAAGTGGTTGGCCGCCGGGATCGGCGACGGCGCGCTCGACGAGGTGCGGGCCGCACTCGACAACGACCTCGACACCCCGGCCGCCATCGCTGCCATCGACGCTGCCGCTGAGCGCGGCGAGGGCGTGTCCACCGCCGCACTGCTGCTCGGCGTCCGCATCGACTGA
- the fabI gene encoding enoyl-ACP reductase FabI, which translates to MGILDDKKLLITGVLTDDSLAFGIAQLAQREGAEIVLTGFGRGLRLTERTARKLDTELEVLELDIADLDHVAKVQAHLQEKWGRVDGALHAIGFAPADCLGDDFWAPGWDDVATAVQVSAYSLRTLADLVRPLMQGHGGSLVGLTFDATVAWPAYNWMGVAKAGLESLNRYLARELGPEGIRSNLIAAGPMRTIAAKSIPGFAKFEDEWVKRAPLGWDVSNSEGVARSTVALLSDWFPQTTGQIIHVDGGYSVIGA; encoded by the coding sequence GTGGGAATCCTCGACGACAAGAAGCTACTCATCACCGGCGTCCTGACCGACGACTCGCTCGCCTTCGGCATCGCGCAGCTCGCCCAGCGAGAGGGAGCCGAGATCGTGTTGACCGGCTTCGGCCGCGGGCTCCGCCTGACCGAGCGCACGGCCCGAAAGCTCGACACCGAGCTTGAGGTTCTCGAGCTCGACATCGCCGATCTCGATCACGTCGCCAAGGTGCAGGCGCACCTCCAGGAGAAGTGGGGACGGGTCGACGGCGCGCTGCACGCCATCGGGTTCGCTCCCGCCGATTGCCTGGGCGACGACTTCTGGGCCCCGGGGTGGGACGACGTCGCCACCGCCGTGCAGGTCTCGGCCTACTCGCTGCGAACGCTGGCCGACCTGGTGCGCCCGTTGATGCAAGGCCACGGCGGCTCGCTCGTCGGGCTCACCTTCGATGCCACCGTCGCCTGGCCCGCCTACAACTGGATGGGCGTGGCGAAGGCCGGCCTCGAATCACTCAATCGTTACCTCGCCCGCGAACTCGGGCCCGAGGGGATTCGCTCCAACCTGATCGCGGCCGGCCCGATGCGCACCATCGCGGCGAAGTCGATCCCCGGTTTCGCCAAGTTCGAAGACGAGTGGGTCAAGCGGGCCCCACTCGGGTGGGACGTCAGCAACTCCGAAGGCGTCGCTCGGTCGACCGTGGCGCTGCTGTCGGACTGGTTCCCGCAGACGACCGGCCAGATCATCCACGTCGACGGCGGCTACTCGGTCATCGGCGCCTGA
- a CDS encoding phosphotransferase family protein has protein sequence MPETPTEITTITDALTLVFGRDDADVEVGDLERLTGGASRETYRFRVTVDGNDEWFILQRERSVELRHERGMAAEASVVRVAAEAQMPVPEIVATNESHPDCGIGPSWFIGRAVDGESIARRIQRDDEYAEARARFAADTGAALGRLHSIPTDQLARPDLAHLEHIDELAKWREAVDELSLVSPTFELAFRWLEQHRPAPTGVVLVHGDFRLGNLMVGPDGLAAVLDWELAHLGDPLEDLGWLCTRAWRFGGAGPVGGIGDYEDLFAAHEAATGTPVDRDAFAWWQLLGTLKWGIMCSLQANAHRTGVVESLELLAIGNRIAEQEYDVAWAMVERLGQSVDQTQIDDLGLGATRAPGTGQPQPDELAGALATFLTNNVQPALSGGLAFHVRVAANVASMLEREAIAGDAQRRRHRDRLAALGAADDAELADGIRRGAFDDRLGEVAGQLALSTAERLAVVNPRWLAT, from the coding sequence GTGCCTGAGACTCCTACCGAGATCACGACCATCACCGACGCCCTGACCCTCGTGTTCGGTCGAGACGACGCCGACGTGGAGGTCGGCGACCTCGAGCGGCTGACCGGCGGCGCGAGCCGCGAAACGTACCGCTTCCGGGTCACGGTCGACGGAAACGACGAATGGTTCATTCTCCAGCGAGAGCGCAGCGTGGAGCTGCGTCACGAGCGCGGGATGGCCGCCGAGGCGTCGGTCGTGCGAGTCGCGGCCGAGGCGCAGATGCCGGTTCCCGAAATCGTCGCCACGAACGAGAGCCATCCCGACTGTGGCATCGGACCGAGCTGGTTCATCGGTCGAGCCGTGGACGGCGAATCGATCGCCCGCCGGATCCAGCGCGACGACGAGTACGCAGAGGCTCGAGCTCGGTTCGCCGCCGACACCGGCGCCGCCCTCGGCCGACTCCACTCGATCCCGACCGACCAGCTCGCTCGCCCCGACCTCGCCCATCTCGAGCACATCGACGAACTCGCGAAGTGGCGAGAGGCCGTCGACGAGTTGTCGTTGGTCTCGCCGACCTTCGAACTCGCGTTCCGCTGGCTCGAGCAGCACCGGCCGGCGCCAACGGGAGTGGTGCTCGTGCATGGCGACTTCCGGCTCGGGAACCTGATGGTCGGCCCGGACGGGCTGGCGGCCGTGCTCGACTGGGAACTTGCTCACCTCGGTGACCCACTTGAAGACCTCGGATGGCTGTGCACCAGGGCATGGCGGTTCGGCGGCGCAGGTCCCGTCGGTGGAATCGGCGACTACGAAGACCTGTTCGCCGCCCACGAGGCGGCCACCGGCACGCCGGTCGATCGTGATGCCTTTGCGTGGTGGCAACTGCTCGGAACGCTCAAGTGGGGGATCATGTGCAGCCTGCAGGCCAATGCGCACCGCACCGGCGTCGTCGAATCGCTCGAACTCCTGGCCATCGGGAACCGCATCGCCGAACAGGAATACGACGTGGCGTGGGCCATGGTCGAGCGCCTCGGTCAGTCCGTCGATCAGACACAGATCGACGACCTCGGCCTCGGCGCCACACGCGCACCGGGAACCGGTCAGCCACAACCCGACGAGCTCGCCGGCGCGCTGGCAACGTTCCTCACCAACAACGTGCAGCCGGCGCTCAGCGGCGGTCTCGCCTTCCACGTCCGTGTTGCCGCCAACGTGGCGTCGATGCTCGAGCGTGAAGCGATCGCCGGCGATGCCCAGCGTCGGCGTCACCGTGATCGTCTGGCGGCACTTGGGGCTGCCGACGATGCCGAGTTGGCCGATGGGATCCGCCGCGGAGCGTTCGACGACCGTCTCGGTGAGGTCGCAGGTCAGCTGGCGCTCAGCACCGCCGAGCGCCTCGCCGTGGTCAACCCCCGCTGGTTGGCGACCTGA
- a CDS encoding methyl-accepting chemotaxis protein — protein sequence MRLRRPTAEIDSSLDTEQATPVGWTTTDDTMTTSPSALTEAIDALAAGRYDDIDVGDDHVGRELRRLASALQAAATDEMDRMVGFSIGVVDQVIMSAEMFTGVREIDSHVQSIASAAEELLVTAEGINYGATKAAEAAASTREAAGLGAEAARSTTEHLHSLISAVTEAAERADRLAETSDEIELVVAEIREMADQTNLLALNASIEAARAGESGKGFAVVASEVKALAVRSAESTTAARSQISKLQQEMVSITDLMERCRSLAGSADEVVAHNGEAMSRIISYAGDSASEMDEIRHALVEQKTASAEVVQSVHTIAEMSKLDLARIDRLISDAESIEQKAVAALGEMFTKHIPDKVVRIAKVDHMVWRRKLAAMVVGRESLNPNELADHHSCRLGKWYDGAVADYAGSASFAELAHPHQRVHEHGIAAARRYASRDLHGAIESIREVTEASVDVIRLLDDLIEKPSLPPGR from the coding sequence ATGCGTCTTCGCCGTCCCACCGCCGAGATCGACTCGTCCCTCGACACCGAACAGGCCACCCCCGTCGGGTGGACGACGACCGACGACACCATGACCACCAGCCCCAGCGCGCTCACCGAGGCCATCGATGCGCTCGCTGCCGGCCGCTACGACGACATCGACGTCGGCGACGACCACGTCGGCCGCGAGCTGCGACGACTGGCCAGTGCACTTCAGGCCGCAGCCACCGACGAGATGGACCGGATGGTCGGGTTCTCCATCGGCGTCGTCGATCAGGTGATCATGTCGGCGGAGATGTTCACCGGCGTCCGCGAGATCGACAGCCACGTCCAGTCGATCGCATCGGCCGCCGAGGAGCTGCTCGTGACCGCCGAGGGCATCAACTACGGCGCCACCAAGGCGGCCGAGGCGGCCGCGTCGACGCGCGAAGCCGCCGGGCTCGGTGCCGAGGCTGCTCGGTCGACGACGGAGCATCTCCACTCGCTCATCAGCGCCGTGACCGAAGCGGCCGAGCGGGCAGATCGCCTGGCCGAGACGTCAGACGAGATCGAACTGGTGGTGGCCGAGATCCGTGAGATGGCCGACCAGACCAACCTGCTGGCCCTGAACGCCAGCATCGAGGCCGCTCGGGCCGGCGAGTCGGGCAAGGGCTTTGCCGTCGTCGCGTCCGAGGTGAAGGCGCTGGCGGTCCGCTCGGCAGAATCGACGACGGCCGCCAGGTCGCAGATCTCGAAGCTCCAGCAGGAAATGGTGTCGATCACCGATCTGATGGAGCGCTGCCGCTCCCTCGCCGGCTCGGCCGACGAGGTCGTCGCCCACAACGGTGAGGCGATGTCTCGCATCATCTCCTATGCCGGCGACTCGGCGAGCGAAATGGACGAGATTCGCCACGCCCTCGTCGAGCAGAAGACGGCGTCGGCCGAGGTGGTCCAGTCGGTTCACACGATCGCCGAGATGTCGAAGCTCGACCTCGCACGCATCGACCGCCTCATCAGCGACGCCGAGAGCATCGAGCAGAAGGCCGTGGCCGCCCTGGGCGAGATGTTCACCAAACACATCCCCGACAAAGTGGTGCGCATCGCCAAGGTCGACCACATGGTGTGGCGCCGCAAGCTTGCGGCGATGGTGGTTGGGCGAGAGTCCCTCAACCCGAACGAGCTGGCCGACCACCACAGCTGCCGTCTCGGCAAGTGGTATGACGGAGCCGTCGCCGACTACGCCGGGTCGGCATCGTTCGCCGAGCTCGCCCATCCACACCAGCGAGTCCACGAGCACGGCATCGCCGCAGCGCGACGCTATGCGTCACGTGATCTCCACGGTGCCATCGAATCGATCCGAGAGGTCACCGAGGCATCGGTCGATGTCATTCGCCTCCTCGACGACCTCATCGAGAAGCCATCACTGCCGCCGGGTCGCTAG
- a CDS encoding peptidoglycan DD-metalloendopeptidase family protein has product MPSPSRHRLASILAVALTALLLMISVPAEAQRTPGLDETRQRVQELTQELSDAETELSDLEAATDEAAARFRTLDLESSALADVVVNSAISEFMRADEGPTMLVADDLNASRRASTLTDAAIGTDTEAMERYRSLFEDLAVARAELADATTASEAKVAALLATREELGAELARLEELERERLAEEERRRAALAKAAAQAAAASGGSGGSGGGGGATSVPANGTGTLKTCPVAGANSFIDSWGFPRSGGRRHKGVDMMASIGTPVAAPVSGTVEHRSNSVGGRSFHLNGDDGNYYYGTHLSGYGASGRVNAGDIIGYVGDDGNARGIPHLHFEIHPGGGAAVNPYPYVAAVC; this is encoded by the coding sequence GTGCCCTCGCCGTCTCGCCACCGATTGGCATCGATCCTCGCCGTCGCCCTGACTGCGTTGCTGCTGATGATCTCGGTCCCAGCCGAAGCCCAACGAACTCCGGGACTCGACGAAACCCGGCAGCGGGTCCAGGAACTCACGCAGGAACTGAGCGACGCCGAGACCGAACTCAGCGACCTCGAAGCTGCGACCGACGAGGCGGCCGCACGATTCCGGACGCTCGACCTCGAGTCGAGCGCACTCGCCGATGTCGTCGTCAACTCGGCAATCAGCGAGTTCATGCGGGCCGACGAGGGTCCGACCATGCTCGTTGCCGATGACCTCAACGCGTCCCGCCGGGCCTCGACGCTGACCGACGCGGCCATCGGGACCGACACCGAGGCGATGGAGCGCTATCGAAGCCTGTTCGAAGACCTGGCGGTCGCGAGGGCCGAACTGGCCGACGCCACAACGGCCAGCGAGGCCAAGGTGGCGGCGCTGCTCGCCACCCGTGAAGAGCTCGGCGCCGAACTGGCCAGGCTCGAAGAACTCGAGCGGGAACGCCTCGCCGAGGAGGAGCGCCGACGGGCCGCATTGGCCAAGGCCGCCGCTCAAGCCGCAGCCGCATCGGGAGGGTCCGGCGGCAGTGGGGGAGGAGGCGGTGCCACGAGCGTGCCTGCCAACGGCACCGGCACGCTGAAGACGTGTCCGGTCGCCGGAGCCAATTCGTTCATCGACTCGTGGGGATTCCCTCGATCAGGCGGCCGGCGACACAAGGGGGTCGACATGATGGCCTCGATCGGGACCCCGGTGGCCGCACCGGTCAGTGGCACCGTCGAGCACCGCTCCAACTCGGTCGGTGGCCGATCGTTCCACCTCAACGGTGATGACGGCAACTACTACTACGGCACCCACCTGTCGGGCTACGGCGCCTCGGGGCGGGTCAACGCCGGCGACATCATCGGGTACGTCGGCGACGACGGCAATGCTCGGGGGATCCCGCACCTGCACTTCGAGATCCACCCCGGTGGCGGGGCGGCGGTGAACCCGTACCCCTACGTCGCCGCCGTCTGCTGA
- a CDS encoding hemolysin family protein, producing the protein MIWLMASESSASGGSIALSLVAAALLILANGVFVAYEFALIAAKRSSFESAAERGVRSARLTVRAFSDLSTQLAGAQLGITMASLGLGYVGEPAVAHIIEALLGTVVSEEVGRVIGFTVGLGFVVFLHLVIGEMVPKNVAIAAPDATMRFLVLPYQGYLAVVRPAVKLLNSLANLGCRALGVTPRDELVSAHSAAELAAIVAASSEGGAIEAESAGLLSGALDFSQRPVSDVATPLSELATIRDGATAAQVEQVVRRTGQTRLPILSSARGQVQLLGYIHAKDLLDVPRERRAAPLAGDRVRPMVVVSADRSLIDVLRAMRRLRRQLAVVSTPSGPVGVVSVEQIIRALVDA; encoded by the coding sequence ATGATCTGGCTCATGGCATCGGAGTCGTCGGCGAGCGGTGGTTCGATCGCGCTGTCGCTCGTGGCGGCGGCACTGCTCATTCTCGCCAACGGCGTGTTCGTCGCCTACGAGTTCGCACTCATCGCCGCCAAGAGGTCGTCGTTCGAGTCTGCGGCCGAGCGTGGCGTTCGAAGTGCTCGCCTGACCGTCCGGGCCTTCTCGGATCTGTCGACCCAGCTGGCCGGCGCTCAGCTCGGCATCACCATGGCCTCCCTCGGTTTGGGCTACGTCGGTGAGCCGGCAGTGGCGCACATCATCGAAGCGCTCCTCGGCACAGTGGTGTCCGAAGAGGTCGGGCGGGTCATCGGGTTCACCGTCGGCCTCGGATTCGTGGTGTTCCTGCACCTGGTGATCGGTGAGATGGTGCCGAAGAACGTCGCCATCGCTGCGCCCGACGCCACCATGCGATTCCTCGTCCTGCCGTATCAGGGGTATCTCGCCGTTGTCCGACCGGCCGTGAAGTTGCTGAACTCGCTCGCCAACCTCGGGTGTCGAGCGCTCGGCGTGACGCCGCGCGACGAGCTGGTCTCGGCGCACAGCGCCGCCGAGCTGGCCGCCATCGTCGCCGCCTCGTCCGAGGGCGGCGCCATCGAGGCCGAGAGCGCCGGTTTGTTGTCGGGTGCCCTCGACTTCTCGCAACGTCCGGTGTCCGACGTGGCAACACCGCTGTCCGAGCTGGCGACGATCCGAGACGGTGCCACGGCGGCCCAGGTCGAACAGGTCGTTCGCCGCACCGGACAGACGCGCCTGCCCATCTTGTCGTCGGCACGCGGCCAGGTGCAGCTGCTCGGCTACATCCACGCCAAGGATCTGCTCGACGTTCCCCGGGAGCGACGTGCAGCACCGCTGGCAGGCGACCGGGTCCGACCGATGGTGGTGGTGTCCGCCGACCGCAGTTTGATCGACGTGTTGCGGGCAATGCGTCGACTCCGTCGCCAGCTTGCGGTGGTCTCGACTCCCAGCGGTCCCGTGGGCGTGGTGTCGGTTGAGCAGATCATTCGGGCGCTCGTCGACGCCTGA
- a CDS encoding hemolysin family protein yields the protein MNVALGLILILLLVAANGFFVAIEFALIAADRSKLETQAEEGSATARITLGVLRRISFNLSGAQLGITVTSLVLGFLAEPLVGQLIDPAVKALGGASGSAVSALLALAIATVFQMVAGELIPKNLALAKPEATSKALSPAARIVHGAFSPIITAFNGAANWTVRRLGIEPTEELSSMRSLEEIEYLIQSSATLGTLAPDALSLLTRTIRFGDKTAADALTPRVHVDWLPLEATVGEFIEHTNASGHSRYPVCDGDIDDIRGVVDVVAVFDLPIDRRNTTLVSDIMGEAHVVPETRDLVDILGDFRRHETQMLVVVDEHGGTAGILTLEDVLEEITGDIDDEYDEVTTLGVSRTGVFIIDGTLHADEVDEVAGFRMPDGDYETIAGFLLDRLGSIPAEGTVVLWEGWQFEVVAMDGLRIASIEMVAPVDGSDDVAASSGTTSRGSA from the coding sequence ATGAACGTTGCCCTCGGTCTGATCCTGATTCTCCTTCTCGTTGCGGCAAACGGCTTCTTCGTGGCGATCGAGTTCGCCTTGATCGCTGCCGACCGCAGCAAGCTCGAGACCCAGGCCGAGGAGGGATCGGCGACGGCCCGGATCACGCTCGGCGTGCTGCGCCGCATCTCGTTCAATCTCTCGGGGGCCCAGCTCGGCATCACGGTGACGAGCTTGGTGCTCGGGTTTCTGGCGGAGCCGCTGGTCGGTCAGCTGATCGACCCGGCGGTCAAGGCCCTCGGAGGGGCGAGCGGCTCGGCCGTGTCGGCGCTGCTTGCGCTGGCGATCGCCACGGTGTTCCAGATGGTGGCCGGCGAGCTGATTCCGAAGAACCTGGCCTTGGCCAAACCCGAGGCCACGTCGAAGGCGCTGTCACCGGCCGCCCGCATCGTGCACGGCGCCTTCAGCCCCATCATCACCGCCTTCAACGGTGCGGCCAACTGGACCGTGCGGCGGTTGGGTATCGAGCCGACCGAGGAACTGTCCTCGATGCGCTCGCTCGAAGAGATCGAGTACCTCATCCAGTCGTCGGCCACGCTCGGCACGCTGGCACCCGATGCGTTGAGCCTCCTCACCCGCACCATTCGCTTCGGCGACAAGACGGCGGCCGATGCTCTGACGCCACGAGTCCACGTCGACTGGCTTCCCCTCGAGGCGACCGTCGGTGAGTTCATCGAGCACACCAATGCGAGCGGTCACAGTCGCTACCCGGTCTGCGACGGCGACATCGACGACATCAGAGGTGTGGTCGACGTGGTCGCCGTGTTCGACCTGCCGATCGATCGGCGCAACACCACGCTGGTGTCGGACATCATGGGCGAGGCGCACGTGGTGCCGGAGACCCGGGACCTCGTCGACATTCTCGGCGACTTCCGTCGTCACGAGACCCAGATGCTGGTGGTCGTTGACGAGCACGGTGGTACCGCAGGCATTCTCACCCTCGAAGACGTGCTCGAGGAGATCACGGGCGACATCGACGACGAGTACGACGAGGTCACCACACTCGGGGTGAGCCGAACCGGTGTCTTCATCATCGACGGCACGCTGCACGCCGACGAGGTCGATGAGGTCGCGGGGTTCCGGATGCCCGATGGCGACTACGAAACCATCGCCGGCTTCCTGCTCGATCGGCTGGGGTCGATTCCGGCCGAGGGGACGGTCGTGCTCTGGGAGGGGTGGCAGTTCGAGGTCGTCGCGATGGACGGCCTGCGCATCGCCTCGATCGAGATGGTGGCACCCGTCGACGGAAGTGACGACGTTGCGGCCTCCTCGGGGACGACGAGTCGAGGTTCGGCATGA
- a CDS encoding ATP-binding cassette domain-containing protein — protein MNSPTPSDERIAATATGVPAMEFIDVSVVIGGNTIIDHLDLVIGADDHWVVLGPNGGGKSTLVRLAALQQHPSSGTLRLLGHELGRIDIRPLRSRIGITSAGSAERIRGELECGVVVMCGRDGVFEPWWHTYGPSDAERASRLLAQVGLDDFDTRPFATLSSGERQRALLARSLMADPSILLLDEPTSGLDFGGRERLVEALRTIADDPDGPATMLVVHHAEDIPPGTTHVLGLGAHGVVAQGPIESVLTSELMSELYGLDVTLTQIGERYSASARLRAAISSSDTSFSNG, from the coding sequence GTGAACTCGCCGACTCCATCCGATGAGCGCATCGCCGCCACCGCCACCGGCGTGCCGGCGATGGAGTTCATCGACGTTTCGGTCGTGATCGGCGGCAACACCATCATCGACCATCTCGACCTGGTGATCGGAGCGGACGACCACTGGGTGGTGCTCGGGCCCAACGGCGGCGGCAAGTCGACCCTCGTGCGTTTGGCGGCGCTGCAACAACACCCTTCGTCGGGCACGCTGCGTCTCCTCGGCCATGAATTGGGCCGCATCGACATCCGTCCGTTGCGGTCACGCATCGGGATCACCTCGGCCGGCTCGGCCGAGCGCATCCGGGGGGAACTCGAATGCGGCGTGGTCGTGATGTGCGGACGCGACGGGGTGTTCGAGCCGTGGTGGCACACCTACGGTCCCTCCGACGCCGAGCGCGCCAGCCGCCTTCTCGCCCAGGTCGGATTGGACGACTTCGACACTCGCCCGTTCGCCACGCTGTCATCGGGCGAACGACAACGGGCCTTGCTCGCGCGATCGTTGATGGCCGACCCCTCGATCCTGCTACTTGACGAGCCGACGTCCGGCCTCGATTTCGGCGGTCGAGAGCGCCTGGTCGAGGCCTTGCGCACCATCGCCGACGATCCCGACGGTCCCGCCACGATGCTCGTCGTGCACCACGCCGAAGACATCCCGCCCGGCACCACCCACGTGCTCGGACTCGGAGCGCACGGCGTGGTCGCCCAGGGACCGATCGAGTCGGTGCTCACCTCCGAGCTGATGAGTGAGCTCTATGGCCTCGACGTGACGCTCACACAGATTGGTGAGCGCTACTCGGCGTCGGCGAGACTCCGGGCGGCGATCTCGTCGTCCGACACCAGTTTCAGCAACGGGTAG
- a CDS encoding M23 family metallopeptidase: protein MFDIDGDGILDEVTPEVDPGQTEDEVDGPPPVVTVTIPPPNRFDNAVEWTPAVALVSDIDTARQKFDDADERLTTLVATVRSFRLQQKRLAGERELLDEASLATLIALEAAQERLRLRALNAFVDGDEVGISDVEDFGQVPEDEAQQSVVDIVFEADRALIAAHEADSSALAVETRRVIDRTRMIARSLSLAEDSVADAQAELEQAAAELEAFEAGSGVYISGITFPIAWPYSVPLINSWGFPRSGGRRHEGIDIFAAAGTPLVATERGVVTRIGNGTLGGLRLWLRGESGTDWYYAHLSGFAPGLHENQVVEVGELIGYVGNTGNAVGTPPHLHMQIHPNGGDPVNPYPLLKLVSDDEIAARSLADAE from the coding sequence TTGTTCGACATCGACGGCGACGGCATCCTCGATGAAGTGACGCCCGAGGTCGATCCCGGGCAGACCGAGGACGAAGTCGACGGCCCGCCACCGGTGGTGACGGTCACGATCCCGCCCCCGAACCGCTTCGACAACGCCGTGGAGTGGACCCCTGCGGTTGCCCTCGTCAGTGACATCGACACCGCCCGTCAGAAGTTCGACGACGCCGACGAACGATTGACGACGCTCGTCGCCACCGTTCGCTCCTTCCGGCTGCAGCAGAAGCGCCTGGCCGGTGAGCGCGAATTGCTCGACGAAGCGTCACTGGCGACGCTCATTGCTCTGGAAGCGGCCCAGGAACGCCTCCGCCTGCGAGCACTCAACGCGTTCGTCGACGGCGACGAGGTGGGTATCTCCGACGTCGAGGACTTCGGCCAGGTGCCGGAGGATGAGGCGCAGCAGAGCGTCGTGGACATCGTCTTCGAAGCCGATCGAGCGCTGATCGCTGCGCACGAGGCCGACAGCTCGGCCCTCGCCGTCGAAACCCGGCGAGTGATCGACCGAACCCGCATGATCGCCCGATCGCTGAGCCTCGCCGAAGACTCCGTGGCCGACGCCCAAGCCGAACTCGAGCAGGCGGCCGCCGAGCTCGAGGCGTTCGAGGCCGGCAGCGGCGTCTACATCTCGGGCATCACGTTCCCGATCGCCTGGCCCTACAGCGTCCCGCTCATCAACTCGTGGGGCTTCCCCCGATCAGGTGGTCGCCGGCACGAGGGCATCGACATCTTCGCTGCTGCCGGCACGCCGCTCGTCGCCACCGAACGCGGTGTGGTCACCCGTATCGGCAACGGCACCCTCGGCGGTCTACGCCTGTGGTTGCGGGGCGAGAGCGGGACCGACTGGTACTACGCCCATCTCTCGGGCTTCGCACCCGGGCTGCACGAGAATCAGGTCGTGGAGGTCGGCGAGCTGATCGGGTACGTCGGCAACACCGGCAACGCCGTCGGCACCCCGCCGCACCTCCACATGCAGATCCATCCCAACGGCGGCGACCCGGTGAACCCCTACCCGTTGCTGAAACTGGTGTCGGACGACGAGATCGCCGCCCGGAGTCTCGCCGACGCCGAGTAG